A part of Anolis carolinensis isolate JA03-04 unplaced genomic scaffold, rAnoCar3.1.pri scaffold_10, whole genome shotgun sequence genomic DNA contains:
- the rpa2 gene encoding replication protein A 32 kDa subunit isoform X1 produces the protein MSREGDQSHDGAKGPPLGALPLAEETLQAIASSTGYPKPDGVTQRIPRGGRGVPAAETSWGSGGSMPETVALRLSILETHLSRLSDTVGRIVPILEENLQKEHIRYGAEREPSKGGDWSQRGQRASTQSPAAARDEGDEEYWQELEFRDRMAREVERQRALGTLRPPSPTELPTPRMGVGVERPLGPGIGSSGLADEGGEEQEIQEEEEDVQYDGERRDAGATARPVCGWGEGPTAAAGFREPRRMTTGVGRGVIQGNPMQPFPMPPRQHQRAAEWMPRREDLKLEYGGESAELNFFLISIRGYMEDNAHTFPSEASRVRAIGNTLKRGAASWYVQLHARQDPCLRSVPRFLAALENRFRDRLEQLRARDQLRGIKQRDKTVPEYAEEFLHLAERVPEWSEVTKVELFKEGLRPEIFSWAAHRDDPETLQGWIQLAGRVESTLAQVKRFRSSGGQQRPVARGRGETRKQERPGGRPGIPSRGDDNKPKPGCFVCGKTGHRAAECWARKGEPPKPSKPKPATGRRAEEEVRAPESSEKLVSRDKRMIVVPICLSGLENRATCKAFVDCGCSRNIITPELAEALKCQQMALDSPIAFSQLDGSVATGEVSTKEIREVPCKIGKWEGRISFVIAPIATYHVILGIPWLEQANPEVDWRGKSLAFKEQQTQWEISKIAEEEDEGDEEGEIDPLLLPPEYRDFVDVFNQKEASKLPPKRNIEVEIEITPGANLPKPKVYPMSVQEKEELRKYIDKNLARGFIKPSNSPLGAPVLFRRKKDNSLRLCIDYRNLNAITKDNKYPMPLVKDLITVLKKGSIFTKLDLIEAYHKLRIKPEDTWKTAFSCAFGHFEYKILPFGLKNGGGCFMQLINEILHPLLYRGVFIFLDDILIVTEDKEKHVKLVREVLQRLREAKLYAKLSKCEFNKTQIDFLGYRISPEGLAMDPAKVSDVKEWGVPQTRRQLQSFLGFANFYRSFIKGFAQITAPLTELLKTKGKGETAKVKAPGAKLSWTPECQKAFETLKECFTEGPILKHPDIRSPFIIHCDASDCAYGAVLLQKDQNGNLKPCGYLSRKFSETEKCWPIWEKEALAILKALECWRHFLEGSGIPFEIWSDHKNLQYLKSPRKLSPKQIRWAQYFSRFDFQLKFFQGKQNVLADALSRMPQHEGIPTAKEGTIFSDKQWGLAVRTRAQTQKENTAMVELDGKDNWGNELKQSYEGDQWIASNAEQGEQKGGFWFVNKKLYIPATLRIKILHRFHNNQSAGHTGITKTTKAIAKHCWWPGMRKDIKNYVVQCDDCARNKSRGGKPMGLLQTVAEPTRPWECVAMDFVGELPVSKGHRYIWTVLDLFSKQAHFIALTKLPSAEKLAELYINHIYKLHGCPSRVVSDRGVQFTAKFWEKFLEMLGAERSLSSAFHPMTNGAVERTQQTLGQFLRMYSNMRQNDWSRWLAFAELAFNSTIHSATNKTPFEVVYGYEIQPLPQLPRWTENEGTEAGKWKAQMMECWSQVTASLKEAHKKYKVFADRKRVEGDKLEKGDLVWLSTQNIKLGLPSKKLGPKYIGPFRIQGVINEVTFQLALPKSLGKIHPVFHRSLLKKYMGTLDKMDT, from the coding sequence atgagcagggaaggagatcaaagccatgacggagcaaaggggcctccgctgggagctctgccgttggcagaagagacattgcaagccatagcttcctctacggggtaccccaagccggacggcgtgacccagaggattcccagagggggaagaggcgttccggcggcggaaaccagttggggatctggaggaagcatgccggagaccgtggccctgcggttatccatcctggaaactcatttatccaggctgtcggataccgtggggagaatagtgccaatattggaagagaatctccaaaaagagcacatccgatatggcgccgagagagagccaagcaaaggaggcgattggagccagaggggacagcgagcttcaacgcagagtcccgcggcggcaagggacgagggagacgaggaatattggcaggagctggagttcagagacagaatggcacgcgaagtggagcgccagcgagctctgggaactctgaggccgccatctccaacagagctcccaaccccccggatgggcgtcggggtggaaagaccactggggccagggatcgggtccagtggattagcagacgaaggcggagaggagcaggagatccaggaagaggaggaggatgtgcagtacgacggggaaaggcgagatgcgggggctacagcgaggccagtatgcggatggggggaagggccgacagcggcggcaggatttcgggagccgcgcagaatgaccaccggagtggggcgcggcgtgatccaaggaaacccgatgcaacccttccccatgcctcccagacagcatcaacgggccgctgaatggatgccaagaagggaagatctcaagctagaatacggaggggaatcagccgaactgaacttttttctaattagcatcaggggatacatggaagacaatgcacacacattcccctccgaagcaagcagggttcgggccatcggcaacacactaaagagaggagcggccagctggtatgtgcaactacatgccagacaggacccatgcctgaggtcagtgccccgcttcctcgccgcactggaaaaccggttcagagaccggctagagcaattgagagctcgagaccagcttagaggaataaagcagagggacaaaacggtgcccgagtacgcagaggaattcctccacctcgcggaaagggtaccagagtggtctgaagtgaccaaagtggaattatttaaagagggactacgccccgagattttcagctgggcagcgcacagagatgaccccgaaacgctccagggatggattcaactagcggggcgcgttgaatccaccctggcccaagtaaagcgcttcaggagcagcggcggccagcaaagaccggtggcgagaggtcgaggagaaacgaggaagcaggaaagacccggagggaggccggggattccctccagaggagacgacaacaaacctaaaccgggatgctttgtatgtgggaagacgggccatcgagcagcagaatgctgggcacggaagggggagccgccaaaaccctcaaagcccaagccagcaaccgggaggcgtgcggaggaggaggtgcgagccccagaatcttcagaaaaattggtgagtcgggacaaacgcatgatagtagtgccaatctgcctctcggggctagagaatcgggccacctgcaaggcatttgtggattgtggttgttccaggaatattataactccagagttagcagaagcgttgaaatgccagcagatggcgcttgactccccaattgcgttttcgcagctagacggatcagttgctactggggaagtatctacaaaggaaatacgggaggtcccatgtaaaataggcaaatgggaaggaagaatatcctttgtgatagcccctattgccacataccacgtaatattagggataccatggctcgaacaggcaaatcccgaagtagattggagaggaaagagcctagcatttaaagaacagcagacgcaatgggagataagcaagattgcagaagaggaggacgagggagatgaagaaggtgaaatagacccactgctattgccacctgaatacagagactttgtggatgtgttcaatcagaaagaggcaagtaaattacctcccaaaaggaatatagaagtagaaattgaaataacccccggagcaaacttaccaaaaccaaaagtgtatcccatgtctgtgcaggagaaggaggaattgaggaaatacattgataaaaacctggcgcggggcttcattaagccatccaattctcctctcggggccccagtgttattcaggagaaagaaagacaactccctaagattgtgcattgattatcgaaatttaaatgcaattactaaggacaataaataccctatgcccttagtaaaggatttaattaccgtattgaaaaaagggagcatatttactaaacttgatttaattgaagcatatcataaattaaggatcaaaccggaggatacttggaaaactgcattttcctgcgcattcggccattttgaatataaaattttacctttcggattaaaaaatggaggcgggtgctttatgcagcttataaatgaaatactgcacccattgttgtacagaggggtattcatatttcttgatgatatcttgattgtgactgaagataaggaaaagcacgtgaaattggtccgggaagttttgcagagactaagagaagcaaagctgtacgcaaaactgtccaaatgtgaatttaataaaactcaaattgactttctggggtatcggatatctccagaagggttagctatggatccagctaaagtatcagatgtaaaagaatggggagtgcctcaaacaaggaggcaattgcaatcgtttctggggtttgcaaatttttatagatccttcataaaaggcttcgcgcaaataaccgcaccccttactgaacttttaaaaacaaaagggaaaggagagacagcaaaagtaaaagctcctggcgccaaactaagttggacgccggaatgccaaaaggcatttgaaaccctaaaagaatgcttcacagaaggacccattctaaaacaccccgatatcaggagccctttcataatccattgcgatgcctcagactgtgcgtatggggcagtactattgcaaaaggatcaaaatgggaacttaaaaccctgtggatatttgtcccggaagttcagcgaaactgaaaaatgttggccgatatgggaaaaagaggcactagccatattaaaagccttagaatgctggcgacactttctcgaaggaagcggaatcccatttgaaatttggtctgaccataagaacctccagtatttaaagtcccctcgaaaattgtcccccaaacagattagatgggcacaatacttcagcaggttcgatttccaattaaagttttttcaagggaagcagaatgtcttggcagatgctctttcacgcatgcctcaacacgaaggaatacccacagcaaaagagggaacaatattctctgacaaacaatggggcttagctgtcagaacaagagcacaaacccaaaaggagaacactgctatggttgaactcgacggaaaagataattggggaaacgagctgaaacagtcttatgaaggagaccagtggatcgcatccaatgcagaacagggggagcagaaggggggattttggtttgtgaacaagaaactgtatatcccagcaacattaaggatcaagattttgcatcgttttcacaacaaccagagcgctggtcatacaggaattacaaaaacaacaaaagcaatagcaaaacattgctggtggccagggatgaggaaggacataaaaaattatgttgttcaatgtgatgattgtgccagaaataaatcgagaggagggaagccaatgggattattacaaacagtagcagaacctaccagaccttgggaatgtgtagctatggactttgtgggggaactaccggttagcaaaggacatcgttatatttggacagtattggacctgttttctaaacaggcccactttatagcactgacgaaactaccatcagccgagaaactagctgaattgtacataaaccacatttacaaactgcatggatgtcccagtagagtggtcagtgacagaggagtacaattcacagcaaaattttgggaaaaattcctggaaatgctaggagcagaaaggagtttaagttctgcttttcaccccatgacaaatggagcggtagaacgtactcagcagacacttgggcagttccttcgaatgtactctaacatgagacaaaatgactggtctcggtggttggcttttgcagaactagcttttaattcgactatacattcagcaacaaataaaaccccctttgaagtagtttacgggtatgaaatacagcctctgccccagctgccaagatggacagagaatgagggaacagaggcagggaaatggaaagcgcaaatgatggaatgctggagtcaagtgactgcatccttaaaagaagcacataaaaagtataaagtattcgcagacagaaagagggtggaaggtgataaattggagaaaggagatttagtgtggctaagtacccaaaacatcaaactggggctaccttcgaaaaaattgggccctaaatatattggaccatttagaatacagggtgttatcaacgaggtgactttccagttggcattgccaaaaagtttagggaaaatacaccctgtattccatcgtagcttactgaaaaaatatatgggtactctggacaaaatggacacatag
- the rpa2 gene encoding replication protein A 32 kDa subunit isoform X3: protein MWAGTGGYDSAFGGGGGGYTQSPGGFASPSATQDEKKSRSRSQNIVPCTVSQLLSAEQVDDTFRVLDVELSQVLIVGIIRQAEKAPTNILYKVDDMSASPMDVRQWVDTDEEGNDNVVVPPGTYVKVAGHLRSFQNKKSLVAFKIMPLEDMNELTTHLLEVVNAHMILRHAHKFVNMSEPSSVTGMESTSTYEGNNAMPSGGLTLHQTQILKLIQNCTSSEGISLEDLKNRLPSINLPTLKKAVEFLSSEGHIYSTIDDEHFKSTDAE, encoded by the exons ATGTGGGCCGGGACCG GTGGCTATGACAGTGCatttgggggaggaggaggaggatatacACAGTCACCTGGAGGCTTTGCATCCCCTTCTGCGACACAAGATGAAAAGAAATCG AGGTCAAGATCACAAAATATTGTTCCTTGTACAGTGTCTCAGTTACTTTCGGCTGAACAAGTGGATGATACTTTCAGGGTCCTAGACGTTGAACTTTCACAG gtTCTTATTGTGGGCATAATCAGACAAGCTGAAAAAGCACCAACAAACATTCTGTATAAAGTGGATGATATGAGTGCATCCCCAATGGATGTGAGACAGTGGGTTGACACAGAT gaagaaggcaatgacaatgTTGTGGTGCCACCTGGAACATATGTGAAAGTGGCTGGCCATCTGCGATCTTTTCAG AACAAAAAGAGCCTTGTTGCTTTCAAGATCATGCCGCTGGAGGACATGAACGAACTCACTACACACTTGCTTGAAGTTGTCAATGCACACATGATTCTCAGACACGCCCACAAG TTTGTGAATATGTCAGAGCCATCTTCTGTGACAGGGATGGAAAGCACGTCAACCTATGAAGGAAATAATGCCATGCCATCGGGCGGGCTGACGCTGCATCAGACTCAG ATCCTGAAATTGATTCAGAACTGCACATCGTCAGAAGGGATAAGTCTCGAAGATCTGAAGAACAGGTTGCCTAGTATTAATCTACCGACACTGAA GAAAGCTGTTGAGTTTCTTAGCAGCGAGGGACACATCTATTCCACAATTGACGATGAACACTTTAAATCTACAGATGCCGAATAA
- the smpdl3b gene encoding acid sphingomyelinase-like phosphodiesterase 3b isoform X2, which translates to MDLWGILLLLIHLRIIIAASGYFWHITDLHLDPQYQVAPDPLKVCPSAGAQPVTNAGTWGHYLCDAPWSLINSSIYAMKEILPDPDFILWTGDDTPHVPDEKLGEESVLGIIKKLTNLIKHVFPGTQVYPAMGNHDFHPKNQFPAGENRIYRATAELWQPWLNNHSVQTFRAGAFYSQLLSSSGPARRMVVLNTNLYYDNNNQTISLEDPGGQFQWLEDTLTSAADAREKVYIIGHVPPGFFEKKRGKPWFREHFNQQYTEIIQKHHGVVVAQFFGHHHTDSFRMFYNNAGSPISVMFLAPAVTPWKTTLPGVHNGANNPGIRLFTYDRNTLQVKDMVTYYLNLTHANLRAPEWKKEYGLTENFQISDGSVHSMHLLLEKLEKDEEHLQRYYQYNSVQYDLTYCDDTCQTDHLCAIREVDFAKYNQCIQARSAAASTMDLVSYYSILGLTSIGLWGVLGRLGHE; encoded by the exons ATGGATCTGTGGGGAATCCTGTTGTTGCTAATACATCTCAGAATCATAATAGCTGCTTCAG GTTATTTTTGGCACATCACAGACCTACACCTTGACCCACAGTACCAAGTGGCACCAGATCCTTTGAAGGTCTGCCCATCTGCTGGTGCCCAGCCAGTGACCAACGCAGGGACTTGGGGTCATTATTTGTGTGATGCGCCCTGGAGTCTCATCAATTCTTCCATTTATGCCATGAAGGAGATCCTCCCTGACCCTGACTTCATTCTCTGGACTGG GGATGACACCCCTCATGTGCCTGATGAGAAACTGGGTGAAGAATCTGTGTTGGGGATAATTAAAAAGCTCACTAACTTGATCAAACATGTCTTTCCAG GTACTCAGGTATATCCTGCAATGGGCAACCATGACTTCCACCCCAAAAACCAGTTCCCAGCTGGGGAGAACCGGATCTACCGTGCAACAGCAGAACTCTGGCAGCCTTGGCTTAACAACCACTCTGTGCAGACGTTCAGAGCAG GTGCTTTCTACAGTCAGTTGCTGTCCAGTTCTGGGCCTGCAAGGCGAATGGTTGTCCTCAATACAAATCTGTACTATGACAATAATAACCAAACCATTAGCCTGGAGGATCCTGGAGGCCAATTCCAATGGCTGGAGGATACGCTGACTAGTGCAGCAGATGCAAGAGAAAAG gTTTATATTATTGGGCATGTCCCTCCTGGCTTTTTTGAAAAGAAACGAGGCAAGCCCTGGTTCCGAGAACACTTCAACCAACAATATACAGAAATAATTCAGAAACATCATGGAGTGGTTGTAGCCCAGTTCTTTGGACATCATCACACGGATAGTTTTAGAATGTTCTACAATAATGCAG GATCCCCTATCAGTGTCATGTTTTTAGCTCCAGCTGTAACGCCCTGGAAAACAACCTTACCAGGTGTACACAACGGAGCCAACAACCCTGGCATCCGGTTGTTTACATATGACCGAAACACCCTGCAAGTTAAG GATATGGTTACTTATTATTTAAACCTCACCCATGCTAACCTGAGAGCACCTGAATGGAAGAAAGAGTATGGCCTGACAGAAAATTTCCAGATCTCGGATGGTTCTGTCCACTCCATGCACTTGCTACTGGAGAAGCTTGAGAAGGATGAAGAACACCTCCAGCGGTACTACcagtataattcagttcaatacgACCTGACATACTGTGATGACACTTGCCAGACCGACCATCTGTGTGCCATCCGGGAAGTGGATTTTGCAAAATACAACCAATGCATTCAAGCTAGGAGTGCTGCAGCCTCCACGATGGACCTTGTTTCATATTATTCCATACTTGGGCTCACGTCTATAGGATTGTGGGGTGTCTTGGGCAGACTGGGACACGAGTAG
- the smpdl3b gene encoding acid sphingomyelinase-like phosphodiesterase 3b isoform X1, with translation MDLWGILLLLIHLRIIIAASAGYFWHITDLHLDPQYQVAPDPLKVCPSAGAQPVTNAGTWGHYLCDAPWSLINSSIYAMKEILPDPDFILWTGDDTPHVPDEKLGEESVLGIIKKLTNLIKHVFPGTQVYPAMGNHDFHPKNQFPAGENRIYRATAELWQPWLNNHSVQTFRAGAFYSQLLSSSGPARRMVVLNTNLYYDNNNQTISLEDPGGQFQWLEDTLTSAADAREKVYIIGHVPPGFFEKKRGKPWFREHFNQQYTEIIQKHHGVVVAQFFGHHHTDSFRMFYNNAGSPISVMFLAPAVTPWKTTLPGVHNGANNPGIRLFTYDRNTLQVKDMVTYYLNLTHANLRAPEWKKEYGLTENFQISDGSVHSMHLLLEKLEKDEEHLQRYYQYNSVQYDLTYCDDTCQTDHLCAIREVDFAKYNQCIQARSAAASTMDLVSYYSILGLTSIGLWGVLGRLGHE, from the exons ATGGATCTGTGGGGAATCCTGTTGTTGCTAATACATCTCAGAATCATAATAGCTGCTTCAG CAGGTTATTTTTGGCACATCACAGACCTACACCTTGACCCACAGTACCAAGTGGCACCAGATCCTTTGAAGGTCTGCCCATCTGCTGGTGCCCAGCCAGTGACCAACGCAGGGACTTGGGGTCATTATTTGTGTGATGCGCCCTGGAGTCTCATCAATTCTTCCATTTATGCCATGAAGGAGATCCTCCCTGACCCTGACTTCATTCTCTGGACTGG GGATGACACCCCTCATGTGCCTGATGAGAAACTGGGTGAAGAATCTGTGTTGGGGATAATTAAAAAGCTCACTAACTTGATCAAACATGTCTTTCCAG GTACTCAGGTATATCCTGCAATGGGCAACCATGACTTCCACCCCAAAAACCAGTTCCCAGCTGGGGAGAACCGGATCTACCGTGCAACAGCAGAACTCTGGCAGCCTTGGCTTAACAACCACTCTGTGCAGACGTTCAGAGCAG GTGCTTTCTACAGTCAGTTGCTGTCCAGTTCTGGGCCTGCAAGGCGAATGGTTGTCCTCAATACAAATCTGTACTATGACAATAATAACCAAACCATTAGCCTGGAGGATCCTGGAGGCCAATTCCAATGGCTGGAGGATACGCTGACTAGTGCAGCAGATGCAAGAGAAAAG gTTTATATTATTGGGCATGTCCCTCCTGGCTTTTTTGAAAAGAAACGAGGCAAGCCCTGGTTCCGAGAACACTTCAACCAACAATATACAGAAATAATTCAGAAACATCATGGAGTGGTTGTAGCCCAGTTCTTTGGACATCATCACACGGATAGTTTTAGAATGTTCTACAATAATGCAG GATCCCCTATCAGTGTCATGTTTTTAGCTCCAGCTGTAACGCCCTGGAAAACAACCTTACCAGGTGTACACAACGGAGCCAACAACCCTGGCATCCGGTTGTTTACATATGACCGAAACACCCTGCAAGTTAAG GATATGGTTACTTATTATTTAAACCTCACCCATGCTAACCTGAGAGCACCTGAATGGAAGAAAGAGTATGGCCTGACAGAAAATTTCCAGATCTCGGATGGTTCTGTCCACTCCATGCACTTGCTACTGGAGAAGCTTGAGAAGGATGAAGAACACCTCCAGCGGTACTACcagtataattcagttcaatacgACCTGACATACTGTGATGACACTTGCCAGACCGACCATCTGTGTGCCATCCGGGAAGTGGATTTTGCAAAATACAACCAATGCATTCAAGCTAGGAGTGCTGCAGCCTCCACGATGGACCTTGTTTCATATTATTCCATACTTGGGCTCACGTCTATAGGATTGTGGGGTGTCTTGGGCAGACTGGGACACGAGTAG
- the rpa2 gene encoding replication protein A 32 kDa subunit isoform X2 produces MSREGDQSHDGAKGPPLGALPLAEETLQAIASSTGYPKPDGVTQRIPRGGRGVPAAETSWGSGGSMPETVALRLSILETHLSRLSDTVGRIVPILEENLQKEHIRYGAEREPSKGGDWSQRGQRASTQSPAAARDEGDEEYWQELEFRDRMAREVERQRALGTLRPPSPTELPTPRMGVGVERPLGPGIGSSGLADEGGEEQEIQEEEEDVQYDGERRDAGATARPVCGWGEGPTAAAGFREPRRMTTGVGRGVIQGNPMQPFPMPPRQHQRAAEWMPRREDLKLEYGGESAELNFFLISIRGYMEDNAHTFPSEASRVRAIGNTLKRGAASWYVQLHARQDPCLRSVPRFLAALENRFRDRLEQLRARDQLRGIKQRDKTVPEYAEEFLHLAERVPEWSEVTKVELFKEGLRPEIFSWAAHRDDPETLQGWIQLAGRVESTLAQVKRFRSSGGQQRPVARGRGETRKQERPGGRPGIPSRGDDNKPKPGCFVCGKTGHRAAECWARKGEPPKPSKPKPATGRRAEEEVRAPESSEKLACDERRTEEEDEEKEGTMSWNPVTGLW; encoded by the exons atgagcagggaaggagatcaaagccatgacggagcaaaggggcctccgctgggagctctgccgttggcagaagagacattgcaagccatagcttcctctacggggtaccccaagccggacggcgtgacccagaggattcccagagggggaagaggcgttccggcggcggaaaccagttggggatctggaggaagcatgccggagaccgtggccctgcggttatccatcctggaaactcatttatccaggctgtcggataccgtggggagaatagtgccaatattggaagagaatctccaaaaagagcacatccgatatggcgccgagagagagccaagcaaaggaggcgattggagccagaggggacagcgagcttcaacgcagagtcccgcggcggcaagggacgagggagacgaggaatattggcaggagctggagttcagagacagaatggcacgcgaagtggagcgccagcgagctctgggaactctgaggccgccatctccaacagagctcccaaccccccggatgggcgtcggggtggaaagaccactggggccagggatcgggtccagtggattagcagacgaaggcggagaggagcaggagatccaggaagaggaggaggatgtgcagtacgacggggaaaggcgagatgcgggggctacagcgaggccagtatgcggatggggggaagggccgacagcggcggcaggatttcgggagccgcgcagaatgaccaccggagtggggcgcggcgtgatccaaggaaacccgatgcaacccttccccatgcctcccagacagcatcaacgggccgctgaatggatgccaagaagggaagatctcaagctagaatacggaggggaatcagccgaactgaacttttttctaattagcatcaggggatacatggaagacaatgcacacacattcccctccgaagcaagcagggttcgggccatcggcaacacactaaagagaggagcggccagctggtatgtgcaactacatgccagacaggacccatgcctgaggtcagtgccccgcttcctcgccgcactggaaaaccggttcagagaccggctagagcaattgagagctcgagaccagcttagaggaataaagcagagggacaaaacggtgcccgagtacgcagaggaattcctccacctcgcggaaagggtaccagagtggtctgaagtgaccaaagtggaattatttaaagagggactacgccccgagattttcagctgggcagcgcacagagatgaccccgaaacgctccagggatggattcaactagcggggcgcgttgaatccaccctggcccaagtaaagcgcttcaggagcagcggcggccagcaaagaccggtggcgagaggtcgaggagaaacgaggaagcaggaaagacccggagggaggccggggattccctccagaggagacgacaacaaacctaaaccgggatgctttgtatgtgggaagacgggccatcgagcagcagaatgctgggcacggaagggggagccgccaaaaccctcaaagcccaagccagcaaccgggaggcgtgcggaggaggaggtgcgagccccagaatcttcagaaaaattg gcttgtgatgaaagaagaaccgaagaggaggacgaagaaaaggagggcaccatgtcatggaacccagttacagggctttggtga